One genomic segment of Calonectris borealis chromosome 18, bCalBor7.hap1.2, whole genome shotgun sequence includes these proteins:
- the SDSL gene encoding serine dehydratase-like isoform X1, protein MFNSCPSSRCATGHGDLGTLARPLRRHLFLLHPPNSAASAGEELGTRSEAPRDTRAPIAGAMAAQPSGGEKPFHIVSPVLESLSLSQAAGTKVYMKLENVQPTGSFKIRGIGHLCQEAAKKGCRRFVCSSGGNAGLAAAYAAKKLGLPVTVVVPSSTGPATVRKLEELGAEVEVSGQVWDEANRRALELAQTEGWVSVHPFDHPSVWQGHASLVRELKDSLETKPDAILLAVGGGGLLADVVAGLHQVGWQDVPIVAAETRGAHSFHAALAAGRLVSLPDITSVAKCLGAKMVAARALECAQECQVISQVVEDTEAVRAVEQFLGEQGPAGHGRGDRDSAGSWGWPGTRRSQGADGDGVGGQLSVSPRSRPRRRREDAGAAGVRGRPGPALHGAAAAAAARGAAADPAGLRGGGGVRGQQHPGGPAAGPEEPAGAGVTPTPRRGTRRSSAGTLCLLSFQITEIKPAAWRTRGRTPLTASAPAHGIHVGMGKLRHTGRTRPGLTLQAGMEPGPCLRLPCLSDGRAGGHTSRSAPWTCRASSSASPRPRSPLPCSSPGCLDCSSPPQLASSPSLTNYFATVFMHYYSNDY, encoded by the exons ATGTTTAACTCCTGCCCCTCGTCCCGCTGCGCCACTGGAcacggggacctggggacacTGGCACGGCCCCTCCGAcgtcacctcttcctcctccatcccccaaaCTCTGCTGCGTCTGCGGGCGAGGAGCTGGGGACACGCAGCGAGGCCCCACGGGACACCAG AGCACCCATCGCCGGGGCCATGGCAGCGCAGCCCAGCGGGGGCGAGAAGCCCTTCCACATCGTCTCCCCCGTCCTGGAgagcctgtccctgtcccaggcGGCGGGCACCAAGGTCTACATGAAGCTGGAAAACGTCCAGCCCACGGGCTCCTTCAAGATCCGGGGCATCGGCCACCTCTGCCAGGAG GCTGCCAAGAAGGGCTGCCGCCGCTTCGTTTGCTCCTCAG GAGGGAACGCGGGTCTGGCGGCGGCGTACGCAGCCAAGAAGCTGGGGTTGCCGGTCACCGTCGTGGTCCccagcagcaccggccccgcCACCGTGCgcaagctggaggagctgggggcGGAGGTGGAGGTCTCCGGCCAG GTGTGGGATGAAGCCAACAGGAGAGCCCTGGAGCTGGCACAGACCGAGGGCTGGGTCAGCGTCCACCCCTTCGACCACCCCTCGGTGTG GCAGGGTCACGCCAGCCTGGTCCGGGAGCTGAAGGACTCGCTGGAGACCAAACCGGACGCCATCCTGCTGGCAgtgggcggcggggggctgctggcGGATGTCGTGGCCGGCCTGCACCAAGTGGGCTGGCAGGATGTCCCCATCGTCGCCGCCGAGACCCGGGGGGCTCACAGCTTCCACGCGGCGCTGGCGGCCGGCCGGCTCGTCTCCCTGCCCGACATCACCAG CGTGGCCAAGTGCCTGGGAGCCAAGATGGTGGCGGCGCGGGCGCTGGAGTGCGCCCAGGAGTGCCAGGTCATCTCCCAGGTGGTGGAGGACACGGAGGCTGTGCGAGCCGTGGAGCAATTCCTGGGTGAGCAGGGTCCAGCGGGGCATGGCAGGGGTGACAGGGACAGCGCCGGGTCTTGGGGCTGGCCTGGGACGCGCCGGAGTCAGGGGGCTGATGGGGACGGGGTGGGTGGGCAGCTCAGCGTGTCCCCCCGCTCTCGTCCCCGCAGACGACGAGAGGATGCTGGTGCAGCCGGGGTGCGGGGCCGCCCTGGCCCTGCTCTACACGGGGCGGCTGCAGCGGCTGCAGCGCGAGGGGCGGCTGCGGACCCCGCTGGCCtccgtggtggtggtggtgtgcgGGGGCAGCAGCATCCAGGCGGCCCAGCTGCGGGCCCTGAAGAGCCAGCTGGGGCTGGAGTGACACCCACCCCGAGGAGGGGGACGCGACGGAGCTCTGCCGGCACCCTCTGCTTGCTTTCCTTCCAAATAACCGAAATAAAGCCTGCTGCCTGGCGGACACGGGGCCGGACTCCTCTcacagcctctgccccagcacaCGGCATCCATGTagggatggggaaactgaggcacacagggCGGACGAGACCGGGGCTCAcgctgcaggcagggatggagccgGGGCCCTGCCTGCGCCTCCCCTGCCTGTCcgatggcagggctgggggacacacATCCCGCTCTGCCCCGTGGACGTGCCGGGCATCCTCCTCCGCGTCCCCCCGCCCTCggtcccccctcccctgctcctctccaggctgTTTGGACTGCAGCTCCCCACCTCAATTAGCAAGCTCTCCCTCTCTGACTAATTACTTTGCTACTGTCTTTATGCATTATTATTCTAATGATTATTAA
- the SDSL gene encoding serine dehydratase-like isoform X2 has protein sequence MRLRAGPGWGWQGGHRGVMAHLEAMGGVSGARQGFGVRRLPSLHQGSGSNRRSPQMFLAGPEKSRCLCPAGGGKPLGTPKVIWELPLLFPRLLGTHIPAPGHAKATGIWLPGPHMAVPLARPAPRWALSAQIQPRAWKNSPGAEQTAGTRAMFNSCPSSRCATGHGDLGTLARPLRRHLFLLHPPNSAASAGEELGTRSEAPRDTRAPIAGAMAAQPSGGEKPFHIVSPVLESLSLSQAAGTKVYMKLENVQPTGSFKIRGIGHLCQEAAKKGCRRFVCSSGGNAGLAAAYAAKKLGLPVTVVVPSSTGPATVRKLEELGAEVEVSGQVWDEANRRALELAQTEGWVSVHPFDHPSVWQGHASLVRELKDSLETKPDAILLAVGGGGLLADVVAGLHQVGWQDVPIVAAETRGAHSFHAALAAGRLVSLPDITSVAKCLGAKMVAARALECAQECQVISQVVEDTEAVRAVEQFLDDERMLVQPGCGAALALLYTGRLQRLQREGRLRTPLASVVVVVCGGSSIQAAQLRALKSQLGLE, from the exons ATGCGGCTCAGAGCGGGGCCTGGGTGGGGTTGGCAAGGCGGGCATAGGGGGGTGATGGCTCATTTGGAGGCGATGGGGGGTGTCTCGGGTGCTCGCCAGGGATTTGGGGTGCGCAGGCTGCCCTCGCTGCACCAGGGGTCCGGGTCAAACAGGCGAAGTCCTCAAATGTTTCTGGCTGGACCCGAGAAGAGCCGGTGCTTGTGCCCAGCTGGCGGGGGCAAacccttggggacccccaaagTCATTTGGGAGCTGCCTCTCCTTTTCCCCCGTCTCCTGGGCACCCACATCCCGGCTCCTGGGCATGCGAAGGCCACTGGGATTTGGCTGCCGGGACCGCACATGGCTGTCCCGCTGGCGCGCCCGGCACCGCGCTGGGCGCTTTCGGCACAGATCCAGCCCCGCGCTTGGAAAAACTCGCCTGGCGCTGAGCAAACGGCCGGGACCAGGGCAATGTTTAACTCCTGCCCCTCGTCCCGCTGCGCCACTGGAcacggggacctggggacacTGGCACGGCCCCTCCGAcgtcacctcttcctcctccatcccccaaaCTCTGCTGCGTCTGCGGGCGAGGAGCTGGGGACACGCAGCGAGGCCCCACGGGACACCAG AGCACCCATCGCCGGGGCCATGGCAGCGCAGCCCAGCGGGGGCGAGAAGCCCTTCCACATCGTCTCCCCCGTCCTGGAgagcctgtccctgtcccaggcGGCGGGCACCAAGGTCTACATGAAGCTGGAAAACGTCCAGCCCACGGGCTCCTTCAAGATCCGGGGCATCGGCCACCTCTGCCAGGAG GCTGCCAAGAAGGGCTGCCGCCGCTTCGTTTGCTCCTCAG GAGGGAACGCGGGTCTGGCGGCGGCGTACGCAGCCAAGAAGCTGGGGTTGCCGGTCACCGTCGTGGTCCccagcagcaccggccccgcCACCGTGCgcaagctggaggagctgggggcGGAGGTGGAGGTCTCCGGCCAG GTGTGGGATGAAGCCAACAGGAGAGCCCTGGAGCTGGCACAGACCGAGGGCTGGGTCAGCGTCCACCCCTTCGACCACCCCTCGGTGTG GCAGGGTCACGCCAGCCTGGTCCGGGAGCTGAAGGACTCGCTGGAGACCAAACCGGACGCCATCCTGCTGGCAgtgggcggcggggggctgctggcGGATGTCGTGGCCGGCCTGCACCAAGTGGGCTGGCAGGATGTCCCCATCGTCGCCGCCGAGACCCGGGGGGCTCACAGCTTCCACGCGGCGCTGGCGGCCGGCCGGCTCGTCTCCCTGCCCGACATCACCAG CGTGGCCAAGTGCCTGGGAGCCAAGATGGTGGCGGCGCGGGCGCTGGAGTGCGCCCAGGAGTGCCAGGTCATCTCCCAGGTGGTGGAGGACACGGAGGCTGTGCGAGCCGTGGAGCAATTCCTGG ACGACGAGAGGATGCTGGTGCAGCCGGGGTGCGGGGCCGCCCTGGCCCTGCTCTACACGGGGCGGCTGCAGCGGCTGCAGCGCGAGGGGCGGCTGCGGACCCCGCTGGCCtccgtggtggtggtggtgtgcgGGGGCAGCAGCATCCAGGCGGCCCAGCTGCGGGCCCTGAAGAGCCAGCTGGGGCTGGAGTGA